GCGGACGACTACGTGACGAAGCCGTTCTCGCTCGCGCAGCTGCTAGCGCGCGTGCAGGCGCTGCTGCGGCGCGCTGGCGAGCGCGGCGTCGACACGCTTCCTCCGTTCCGCATCGGCGTGCTCACGATCGAGCCCGCGCGACTGGTGGCGAGCGGCGATGGCGAAGACATCGAGCTCACGCGCCGCGAGATCGAGCTGCTCGCGCTGCTCGCTGAGGAGCGCGGGCGCATCGTCTCGCGCCGCACGCTGCTGCGCGAGGTGTGGCGCTTCGAGCACGCGGACCACGTCGAGACGCGCACGGTCGACATGCACGTCGCGAAGCTGCGCAAGAAGCTCGGCCCCGCGCGCGACCTGATCGAGACGGTGCGCGGCGAGGGCTACCGGCTGCTCGCATGAGCGCCGCGCGGCTGCGCCTCGTCTTCCTCGCGCTCGGCATGGTGCTCGCGCTGCCGGCCGCGCTGCTCGTG
The sequence above is drawn from the Deltaproteobacteria bacterium genome and encodes:
- a CDS encoding response regulator transcription factor, with the protein product MSAKQRILVVEDEPAIRRGLLDVFAHHGFDANGAATGEEGLRLGLSGNHDLIVLDLMLPGLSGFDVCERVREAHPRLPILMLTARGAEDDVLRGFKVGADDYVTKPFSLAQLLARVQALLRRAGERGVDTLPPFRIGVLTIEPARLVASGDGEDIELTRREIELLALLAEERGRIVSRRTLLREVWRFEHADHVETRTVDMHVAKLRKKLGPARDLIETVRGEGYRLLA